A window of the Streptomyces sp. HUAS 15-9 genome harbors these coding sequences:
- the cobT gene encoding nicotinate-nucleotide--dimethylbenzimidazole phosphoribosyltransferase, translating into MVPSSGSDPTLRSAADPAVGQLLERTLAAITPADPDARTAARDRQNNLTKPPGSLGRLEDVSVQLAALAGSCPPPLPEPAAVAVFAADHGVHAQGVSVWPQEVTTQMVANFLACGAAVNVLAAQTGARVVVVDVGVATPVATSDTNPDMLLRRRVRAGTADMTQAPAMTRQEAVDAIEVGIGVATQLVDDGCRCLLTGDMGIANTTASAALIAVFTGADPDDVTGHGAGIDDTARRHKVGVVRSALELHGPDPHDPVGAVAAVGGLEHAAIAGFVLGAAMHRVPVILDGVIATSAALVAAALSPDALAACVAGHRSVEPGHTIALRHLDLHPMVDLGLRLGEGTGAVLALPLVQAGVRALRDMATFDSAEVSSKSL; encoded by the coding sequence ATGGTGCCCTCGTCCGGCTCCGACCCCACCCTTCGGTCTGCCGCCGACCCCGCCGTCGGCCAGTTGCTGGAGCGCACCCTGGCCGCCATCACGCCCGCGGACCCCGACGCCCGCACCGCGGCCCGTGACCGCCAGAACAACCTGACCAAGCCGCCCGGCTCGCTGGGCCGGCTGGAGGATGTGTCGGTCCAGCTCGCGGCTCTGGCGGGAAGCTGCCCGCCGCCGCTGCCGGAACCGGCCGCGGTCGCCGTCTTCGCCGCCGATCACGGTGTCCACGCCCAGGGCGTCAGCGTCTGGCCGCAGGAGGTGACGACCCAGATGGTCGCCAACTTCCTGGCCTGCGGCGCCGCGGTGAACGTCCTGGCCGCTCAGACCGGAGCCAGGGTGGTCGTGGTGGACGTGGGCGTCGCCACCCCGGTGGCGACCTCGGACACGAACCCGGACATGCTGCTACGACGCCGGGTCCGGGCGGGAACCGCCGACATGACCCAGGCTCCGGCCATGACCCGTCAGGAGGCCGTCGACGCCATCGAGGTCGGCATCGGCGTCGCCACACAACTCGTCGACGACGGCTGCCGCTGCCTGCTCACCGGCGACATGGGCATCGCCAACACCACCGCGTCCGCGGCACTGATCGCCGTGTTCACCGGTGCGGACCCGGACGACGTCACCGGTCACGGAGCGGGAATCGACGACACGGCCCGACGGCACAAGGTGGGGGTGGTGCGCAGCGCCCTGGAGCTGCACGGGCCGGACCCGCACGACCCGGTCGGGGCCGTGGCGGCGGTCGGCGGCCTGGAACACGCGGCGATAGCCGGGTTCGTACTGGGCGCCGCCATGCACCGGGTCCCGGTGATCCTGGACGGGGTGATCGCCACATCGGCCGCTCTGGTCGCGGCCGCGCTCTCCCCTGATGCCCTGGCCGCCTGTGTGGCCGGACACCGCTCGGTCGAACCCGGGCACACCATCGCCCTGCGCCACCTCGACCTGCATCCCATGGTCGACCTGGGACTACGGCTCGGCGAGGGCACCGGTGCCGTGCTGGCCCTGCCGCTCGTACAGGCGGGGGTGCGCGCCTTGCGCGACATGGCCACATTCGACTCCGCGGAGGTCTCGAGCAAGAGCCTCTGA